The sequence AACGGTTGAAGTCGTTTGCTTTCTGGTTATATATTTCTGCATCCAGTGTTACAGTAAGTCTGTCACTGGCTTTATATACAAGGGATGGCGCAATGAACAGGCGCTTTGTAAAGCCTGCATCCTGAAAACTACCTTCATCGTGGTAAGCGATATTGGTGCGGAGTAGCAGGTCTTTTTCCTTGTTCAGTGGCGTGTTGAAATCGGCTGTTACCCTGCTCAGACCAAAGCCGCCGAGGGTATAAGTGATTTCCCCATTAAAGGTCTCATACGGCTTCTTTGTCACCCTGTTCAGCAGACCGCCAAAAGAAGTAAGGGAACTACCAAACAAAGTAGCGGAAGGACCTTTCAGTACTTCGATACGTTCGATGTTGGCAATTTCAATACTGTTAGCTTTGTAATCCTGCAAGCCGTTGCGCAGGTAACTGGTGGTAAAGAACCCTCTCAGGTTAAAGGAGTTGGAACCATTGACCAATGCCTGGCTCACGCCGGTTACATTTTTCAACACATCATTGTAGCTCACGATCACCTGGTCCTGTAGTAATTCCTTTGGTACTACATTGTACACCTGCGGATTCTCCAGGTTCTTCAGGGGCATACGGGCGATGTTTTCAGTTTCCTTCTTTGCAAATTTATTATAGCCTGAAGAGACGGTGACTTCCTGCAGTGTGTGATTATCTTCTGAAAGAGAGAAGTTGATCGTCACGGTTTGATCATTGGCTACTTCTACCTGTTGGAATTGTGCTTTCAGTCCTGTAAAACTGGCCACTATTGTATACTTACCGGTTTTGATATTATTCAGCTGATAATGTCCCTGCCGGTCAGCAGAGGTGCCGGTATTACCGGGTTGGAGGGTGATGTCGACGAAAGGGGCGGGCTTACCGTCGGCAGTTTTTACTTCACCTGTGATGGTGCCATGTTGGGCCATGACAGTGAGACTGCAGACAGAAAGTACTGCCACAATAATTGTGCTTTTAAGCATGGATGTAGTATTATAGATAATGGTATATAATGCGCTCAAAATTAGGTTGGTCAGAATAGTTGCATACAAATCTGGCGGTGCCAAAATTAGGCAATAGGGTGTCTGCCGGTTTACGCATTCCGGAAAAATTAAGGAGAAGAATAAATCGCTTTTGAGCGAAGAAATTTGTAGAAATTGATTAATGCTCTTTTAATTTATTTTCTATTCTCCTGTCAGGGATGAACCAGATAACGGCTATGAGCACATAAAAGAAGATACTGATAATGGGGTAGAACCAGGCTACAGTGATACCAGAAATATACAGCGCAATAGAGAGATAGGTTTTGTAATCGCTTTTATAGGCATCTTTGAGCCGGGAATCAGGTCCTTCATGTTTGATAATAATAATTGTCAGCAACTTCCACGAGGCGCCACACATCAAGAGAATAAATCCATAGAATGCTACAGGTAGCGAGGCAAAATGGTTCTCATCTATCCATCCGGTAGCAAAAGGTAGCAGGGAGATCCAGAAGAGCAGATGTAGATTACCCCAAAGGATAGCACCATTTACTTCTTTAACAATGTGGAAGAGATGGTGGTGGTTATTCCAATAGATGCCTACATAAATAAAACTGAATAAGTAAGAGAGCGCGATGGGGAGGAGGGGAATAATGGCGGCGAGGTTGGTGCCGTGGGGGATCTTGATTTCCAGTACCATGATGGTGATGATGATGGCGAGGACACCGTCACTGAATGCTTCAAGCCTGCTTTTATTCATTGTGGTTTCTTACTAAATTACAGATATTTATCCTAATACCGGTTTACCGGGCAGATACAATATGCTTACCAGCCAAATAATCCTGTTGTATCATATACGCACCCAGATTAAACCATGCCGTACATTCATTCAATACAAATGCATCGGCACTACATGCCCACACCTTGTTGTCAATCAGGCATTGATCGGGATGTTGATGCAGTATAATCTCCCAGTGAAATTCATGTTGTGCCGCCAGCTCATAACAATACGTTTTTAATTTTCCACTATTGGATACGGGTGAGTCAAAAACCCACACTACCTTTCTTCACGAGTTCATACCGGTTGCCTACCAATGCAACAGCTGCCTTGGCAGGGTAATATCTTGCAAAAGAGCCAGGTGGCTGCGGATGCGATGATGGAATTATTATTAAAAAGTTGTAGTATCAAAAATAAATAAACCTTCTTAGAATTACTTCAAGGATTAACTATCTCCATCATGTAGCCGAATAAAACATTCATGAAAGAGGAAATTTACCAACGGGGAATGAAAACCATTTTCGGATACAAAGAGGTCGTATCATCTACTTATGATACGATCTTTTTTTATTGCGGCAGATCTTTTGTATATTCTATGAAGGGGGTAAAAAAGGGTTTGCAGAATATCCAACTATGGATAAAAACTGTATCTTTTCAGAGTAATGAAATTTTTAAACAGCATATTACGTCTTCCATTCTTCACAGCGTATTATTATTATTATTATATTCCTCTTCGGGAGAGGTATGCGTTGATGCAACAATCAGTTCTTTGAAAATATTGTCATCATCTTCTTGTTTAAAAAATAATTTTCATGACGAATTGTCCTTAAATGTCTCTTGTTTGACAATAAAGTACGATGAATTTTATATTGTATATGCCGATCCGTTATGTAAAAAAATAAGTGTAGAAATTTCAACATTTATTTTTAAGTTTATTGGTAAGTTCAAATGATAAGTGCAACAGGTCCTATACATCGACCATGAGAGTTTGTTTTCCTATTGCCAAGAGCGAAAAATTAATATCAACCATTTTTAATAAATATGTTTTGCCGCAGATTACGTATAGTTATTGTAATTCTATTTTTCTTTCATGTTAGCTTATCATATGCACAAATTACACTTAAAGGAAGGATTTTAGATAGTTCAAGTAATGCAAAAATTGAATTGGTAACTGTGAAGCTAAAGTCTGCTAAAAGTGCTACAGCCATTATTTCAAGTGATAGTATGGGCAATTATTCATTTTATCAGCTAGTTGCTGGTAATTATATGCTTACATGTTCATTCCTCAATTATACAGAAAAAACCATTGCTTTATCATTATCCAGGGATACGGTGATCGATATTACATTGACACAGGTTTTAAAGCAATTGAAGACTGTGAATATTAATGGTAGGAAACCGATTGTAGAAAGAAGAATAGACAGACTTGTATTTAATGTAAGCGACAATATGAATGCTATAGGGTCGGACGTTCTTGAATTATTATCAAAGACTCCTCAAGTGAAAGTGGAGGGGAATCTCATTTCAATTATTGGTAAAGATGGCGTTACGGTAATGATCAATGATCGTCCTTTGCAGATGTCCGCAGAGGTGCTGGCTGCTTATCTAAAATCCTTATCGGCGGAATCCGTGGAGAGTATTGAAATAATGACAAATCCTCCATCTATTTATAGTGCAGAAGGTAGCAGTGGAATCATCAATATTATTTTAAAAAAGAAAAAGGAAATAGGATATACGGGTGTAATGAATGGAAATTTCCGGAAAGGTAGATCAGAAGGAGGGCGTATAGGGCTTAATATGAACTACAACCGGTCAAAATTTAGATACTTTGGGAATTTTAGTCTTTCCAGGGGAGCTCAGGTATCCATTAGTACCAGTGCAACTTATTATTCGGCTTTAACAGAGAAGGATAGCAATAAAATAAAAGAGTTGTCACAATATGTAAATACCCAGATTGGTTTTGATACTGATTTATCTCCTAATGATCAATTGGGAGCTTCTGCTGGAATGTTTTTTTCTTTCCCTTATCAAACGAGTGTTGCGAGATCTGTTTTTTATAATAATGAAAGTTTTAAAACGGATTCAGTTAGTAATCAATACAATAGTAGCAAGGTGAGTTATAAATCTTTTTTAGCCAATATTCATTATGTAAGAATACTGGATACCATTCATCATAGCAAAATAGTAATTGATTGGGATTGGAATAAGACTATTTTTGATAGGCCCAATATTATAGATAATACGATGTATGATTCTACTGGTGAACAAATGTCTGATCGATATTCCAGAACTATCTCCAATAATAATGAGTCGTCAGATTTTTATTCTCTTAATGGGGTAGTATTTTTTCCTGGAGATGGGCGAGAGCTTTCATTGGGAAGCAGGTTGAATTTTATCAATAATAACAATGATGTTTTATTAATCATTAGCCATCCATCATTCAATACTAGTGATATTTTTAGTTTTACTGAGAATACGCAGGCGTTATTTATCAATTACAGGAAGAAGATTAGTGAACATTGGACAATACAATCAGGTTTGAGGGGAGAGAATACGCAAACGAAGGGGCATTCTTATGGAACAATTGATAGCATAAATACCAATCATTATTTTAAGCTTTTCCCAACTTTATATATTCAGTATACGGTTAATGATAAGAATGTTATTACCGTTGATTATGGCAGGAGAATAAGCAGGCCTTCCTTTAGTGCATTGAATCCATATTTGCGATACTTTACCCAATATGAAGCGATAGAAGGTAATCCCTTACTAAAGCCTTCCATTTCCAATAATTTTTCTCTGTCTGAGACTTTTAATAATAACCTTATACTAACGGTACAATATAGTTATACAAATAGCAAGTATGACATGATAAACATTGTACAGGAAGATACAAGGTATAAAGTTGGCAAGTTTTATAATTATTTATCAAAACGATATTTTCAGGTAAGTGCTAGTTATTCTGTTGATATGATAAAATGGTTACAAAATCAGAATGAGATGAATGTTTATTATGAACATTCAATATCTCATCTGGCACTTACTGCACCAATAACAGCGGGATGGGGTGCTACATTCAATAGCCATAATACTGCTTTTTTAAATGGCAAAAGGACTATATCTGGCGGCTTTGATTTTACTTATCAGTTTAAGGATGTGAGTGGAATTGACAGGAGTGGCAGTTATTATTTTTTCAATGTCTCAGCGAGATATTTGTTGTTGAAGAGTAAGTTACAATTGGCACTTGATATATACGATCTGTTTAAAACAAAAATTGTTACATATAGTGAGATCGTGAACGGAATTTTGACCACCAATAAGATAAATAGTGATAGCCGGAGGGTCGGAATAAATGTGAGATACAATTTCGGCAATAATAAACTAAAGAGGGGCCAGGCACATTCGGAGGAAAATAATAGCGGTAGGATCGGGGGATAGGCCTTAAAAAATACACACTTAATCAACCAAATTATTTGACCTGCTGTCATGTCATATTTTTATTATGACGTATATTGAAAAGGATAAAATAGTTACGTTTACATTGCCAGCTAAAGATTATCATTTACAAAAGCAATACCGGCAGGCATTAACCGATATTAAGTGTGAATTGATTGTAATAGAGAGAGCAGGAAGTGCTGTGTACTTTACAGTCGTTGGCCGGACCTTGAATTGCATGAAAAACTTACTATCGTTGAAGCAATTACAGATGAAATAGTGGTAGGAGAGGAGGATTTTTATGTTAAATTGGCATACTTACCAAAGCATTCTTTTTTTGATAAAAGCGGAACAAGGCAACACAATCACATGAATGCGTTGCCTTGTTCCACATTTTCCAAAATTGTACCTAAGCCATTTGGAGACAAATATTTAGAGAGTCCTAAGACTTTAAATGAGAAAATTCTTAATAAGCGGTTGGAAAAGAGGATGTTACAAAGGGAAGTTGCCAATTTTATAGGAGTAACAGAAGATTGTGTAACACTGTGGGAGAATAATCGGTCAAATCCTATGGTAAAATACTATCCCAAAATCATAGAATTCTTAGGCTATTTTCCATTTCAAATTGATATTTCCAGTCTTGCTGGTAAGATTAAATATTATCGTTATATCAAAGGGGTTACCCAGGAAGATCTTGCTAAAAATTTGGGAGTTAATGAGTCAACAGTTTTCCATTATGAGAAAGGAACCCATAAACCTAAAGGAAGGCTGCGCCAGGTTTTGTCTTTATTGCTTTCGGACATAGATGACATATAAAAAGGTTAATAAAATGAGTTTGCAGTGATGAACGAGCTTGTCAAGCCGGAAAGTTTGCAATACGAACCAGCCACGGCCGAATACATATCAACACTCCTACCTACCTCTATGTTGAAAGATTAAAGGACATTCTTGATGCTATGACCAGATGAAGGAAATCACATAAAACAGTGCAGTCTCATTTATAGTGTAAAAGAATTCGTGATAGAAGTCTCTTCCTGAAACAACACTTTCACTTAGCTAGGCTTTATCCACTAATATGTATAACAAGATAAATTAATATAAAGGATTGCCAGCTTTGACGTTTGATTTCATATTAGCTCGGTTATAAATTCTCGAAAAATACCTTAACATCCGTTAGAGGTGTAACGTTGTTAAAGTTAATAACTACGGCTCCCTGAATAGACCCCTCCCTTACCTCTATGTTTCTGGTATCATGGTTATATGCGAAGCATAAAGTTCTATCACCTACTTGGAGCCACAATATGTTTTTCATTTCACCTTCACGGGACATTACACGAATATTGTCTGTTGTTCTCCAAATTATTCCTCCTGCAATAGCAAGTGCAATTTCATTGACATTTTGGGCATGGTGGTTTGCTCTGTCCAACACCCCCGAAAGGTATGTTCTGAGAATTTCAATATTATGAATAGTTGTTGCCATATTAATTATTTAAGTATTTTGATAGTCCTTGATTAATCTCTCTCTCATTTTTGGAAGTTACATTCTGCTGGTACATCTAGTTGGCCTATATAAAATTACAGCAAAAGTTCATCCGAGACCTTGTTCTTTGTGTAAAGTCCGCGTTGGGATGAAAATACCAACTAGTGGGTATTTGCCGTATATAAAATTTGCTATAAATTAGATTTAAACAGCTTATGCTATTGTCTGAGTCCTCAAGCCTGATGTTATATCACTAAAACTCCTTAGCCTCAATGTATGAAGAAAGTCATTGCCTTTACAATTGTGATGTTATTCTTACTAAAGATTGGCTATGCACAGAAAGCGTATGCCTTTACGCTGGAATCCAAAATTTGGCATAAAAAAAATATCAGTGTCATCTGGGGTAATCCCGAAACGGGAAACCTGCAGAAAATGGGTTGAGGAAGATATAAAGGGCACATGGCAAGACAACTCAGCCTTAAGATTACTGGATTGGTAGCAAATAAAGCCAACCGGCAGACGTTCATATATGATGATATAGTCAGAGAAGTCATTTTTACTGAATTGCGTCAGGTAATTCTATTGAATAAAAGTCATGTAATCTTGGTTAATTTATTTCAGCTATCGACTCATTAGTAAAAAATTAATCGGTAATAAGATGTTGGATCGTTTTCAGCTATCAGAAAAGTATCAATTTTTTAAAGTAGTACGCACTTTGCCCAAAGTAGCCATTAGGAACTGCTTACGAGAAGCATCGGTTGGTAAAACCGGAAATGCGCTTGACCAGGATATACGCTTAGAAAGGAAGATAGGTAAGAAATCTTTCTATGCCTCTTTTATTGTGTTTCGTGTCGAACAGCCGCCGACTTTCCTTTCGAAAGGAAAAGAACGCGATGTGAAACATTGTTATGCGCTAATAATTGAATATGGCGATTACTTAGTCGTTACCAGAACAGGGGGAAAGAATTTTCAGGAGTGCCTAGACGATTATGTAGAGAAGGTAAATTCCGACATCCTCAATAGAGCGTTTATGGAAGCTAAATCTACTGTAAAGAAAGCCAATACCCAAAATACCTCCCCTAGCACTACGGCCATGCATAAAGTAACCTACGAAGGCAACAACGTCGAAGCCGTTATGCCTGTGCATCAGATAACCGGTAAGATGCTTAATTCATTTAAGCACGAAACTAATGGTGAGCTATTTACAGTAACTGGCAACCAAGCAAAAGTAAATATTTCAAATAGTAAAGTAGCCGTTCAGCAATACTTGGCCAGAATTTTAGTTTCTATAGACAATTTTAGTAAAAAGCGTAAGTTGAATCCTTTTCTTGCGAATTTCGCAAAGTCTTTATCCTTTAAGCAGTATTCTGCCAAACTCACACCGGTTGAAATTTTGTTGTTAACGAGTGAGATGCGTGATTATGTAGAAAGTAAAGATGATTCGCTGCCTAAGTTAGTTTATAAAGTAGGCAAAGTAGAACGCCCAATAAAATCTTCATTTCAAACATTCTTGCAGTCTTTTGAGAATTCATTTGAAATTAATAAGTACGGAACAGGCACTGGCCGGCAATTTTTCATCAACAATACCTTGGACGCTGGACTTGAGCTTGAGGTTACTGCCAACGGATATAAGCTGAACTCTGAAAAATTTAAAAAACTATGGATAAAATATTACAATGGCGATAGTGAAAATCTGCAGGCATTGATTAATAGGAAGAACTGGTTCTCTGTTTCTTTCAAAAACGCAGATATCAACTATTCGAAAGGTCAACTTTGGCAGGATAGTAAGCTGCTGGGCAGTATCAATGGATTTCTAGAAATGTTTAAACCGGAACCGGCAATGAACGCCATCACTAGCGAGAAAGGTATCATCACTGCTACATCCACCAGTTTCCCGGCCGGCTCTACATTTGCGTACGTCGAAGCTACAATGGGGCCTACCCTTGATCATTTGCTATTGGAGGATCTTAACTATGAGTATTCAGATTACATAGGCGTGAAGAATATGGCACATGTTCAATTGATACACTGCAAAGCCAGCGACAAAGTGTTCTCTGCAACCGCCTTTCAGGAAATAGTGGGGCAGGTCTTAAAGAACCTTTACTTTTTCGCTCATCCGGAACAGATGGAAGATAGAAAGGCATATTGGTCGGGTATGTATTCCACCAGTAATATCGATCGCAACCGGACCGGGAAAAAGAACTTTCTACAAGATCTTAAGGCTACCATGAATGCCACTAATAGTATAAAAGAGGTTCACCTGATCGTCAACTTCATTTCCAAACAGGATCTTACCGATAATTTGAAAAAAGTGGTAACCAAGCAGAAAGCCCCGAAAGCAACCTTGCCAATTTTATGGCTCCTAAATGCTTTACGCAACACCTGTTTGGAAAGAAATGTACGAGTGTTCATTACCTGTAAGCCATAGAAAGCCAGTTCGGGGGAATGCCTTCAATATATACACATTTTGAAAGCATATGGTCTAATTATGGACAAAATTTAATGAAATATGGGGATGAGGGAGGGGCAGTCCCCACTAATAAGCATCTTGTTGCCCTTTTTATAGGAGAACCTTAATTGTTCTGTTAAGTCCGCCAGCTTACCTATTATATATCATACGTATGATAACATTAAAATTAATTTTGTTAGTTGGGCTGCAGTGCAGATGGCACAGCGGCCTTATATTCATCAGACGAGGAAACTATTAAATATGCAACACCACACATCGTTCAGTTTTTCCTGGACATTAAAGCAAGGACTGGCGGTTAAAAAGTTAAATGTTATCGCTAACAGTATGGGCAGCCGGGGCTTGGTTGATGCTCTAGAAGGGTTGAAAATCAATGAGTTTTACGAAGAATTTGTTTTTAATCAGATAATTCTTGCTGCGCCTGATATTGATGCTCAGATATTTGTTGAGCAAATAGCACCCCAACTTCTTAACTGCTCCAATAGGTTAACTTTATATGCTTCATCAAGAGACACATTATTGGCTTCGAAAGTTAAGCGGCTTTCAAGCGTACCTCGCGCAGGCGATTCGCACGAGTCCAAGTTTACACCCGTTAGTTGCCTCGGGGTTGATACTATAGACGTATCAGATTTGCCAACTAGCAGTTATTGTTTCAGCTTAGGATATAGTTACTATGCGGAATTAAGAGACTTGATAAATGACATTTACAATTTGATCAGGTTCGGTCATGAGCCGAAGGATCGAAATCTGATTGCAAATACAAAGGGACCTTCTCTATTTTGGAAATTTAGAAGGTAATCTTGCATTTGCCACTTAACATTTATTTTAAAGTATAAATTCATACCGTGACATCACGACATGTCTTTTATCACGCAGATCGAAGAGGATTATTAAATGAAGGTCAGGAGTTAACATTGGATCAAGGCGGCTTATCTCCCTTTGGAGCGGTTTACGTTCCATGCATATATCAAACCGCCTTTGAACTACTCACTGATACACAACGGCGCGAATACCTTCTAGAGCATGTCAGATCACAGCCAGAATATTCTTCGCTTCCATGCAGATTCCAATCCATTTTCGCTGCTAATTCGATTCAAGAGGCTGTCATTTTTGCACAAGAAATAGTTCCAAAACCTACGCAGCCGGTAAGGATTTTTGAGATATTTTCGGATAACTTTCGAACATTTGACTCGAATTGGTTAGACCTTATTTCTTCATCAACGTCTATAGACAATTACTATAGGTACTGGTCTGGATTCATTACAAATCACCGCCCAGCTGAAGGTAAGCGGCGTCCACCTAGACTTGAAGTGATAATTCCCTTACCCGCGGTAGTAGGGAAGGTAGTCGAAACAGTTGGTGTTGACAATTAACGGCTGAAAGGGTTGATTTCCATTGATGCCGGATATACGCAATCAACAGTTACTAAATGTGACGGCTCATTGCATTGCTTTGGATATGTCTATTTCACGAAGCCGATCCGGTCTAAAAAATACAGATCATGACCCGTTTGCAATTTGCTTCGTCAGTGTGACACACGACTCCTTTACCTCATTTTCAACTGCGAGATAGTTGCCTCCAGCCGAAATATCAGATTATCATAGGTGATAATGTCAAATACGTTTTTGAATTTTCGTTTTATAACCTCAAAATCCTTCTTTTGACTAGTAGTCAGGTTGTGCTCGCGTCCCATTATAATTATGCCCCCTGGATTGACAATTTTAATCTCAACGCCAGCAGGCAATGAGTCTTTATATTTCTCATTTAGGGCTTTTTCTGTGCTAGCGCCCCATCTGTTTAAACCTAGGAG is a genomic window of Chitinophaga sp. LS1 containing:
- a CDS encoding TMEM175 family protein yields the protein MNKSRLEAFSDGVLAIIITIMVLEIKIPHGTNLAAIIPLLPIALSYLFSFIYVGIYWNNHHHLFHIVKEVNGAILWGNLHLLFWISLLPFATGWIDENHFASLPVAFYGFILLMCGASWKLLTIIIIKHEGPDSRLKDAYKSDYKTYLSIALYISGITVAWFYPIISIFFYVLIAVIWFIPDRRIENKLKEH
- a CDS encoding DUF5616 domain-containing protein, producing the protein MWVFDSPVSNSGKLKTYCYELAAQHEFHWEIILHQHPDQCLIDNKVWACSADAFVLNECTAWFNLGAYMIQQDYLAGKHIVSAR
- a CDS encoding outer membrane beta-barrel family protein, whose amino-acid sequence is MFCRRLRIVIVILFFFHVSLSYAQITLKGRILDSSSNAKIELVTVKLKSAKSATAIISSDSMGNYSFYQLVAGNYMLTCSFLNYTEKTIALSLSRDTVIDITLTQVLKQLKTVNINGRKPIVERRIDRLVFNVSDNMNAIGSDVLELLSKTPQVKVEGNLISIIGKDGVTVMINDRPLQMSAEVLAAYLKSLSAESVESIEIMTNPPSIYSAEGSSGIINIILKKKKEIGYTGVMNGNFRKGRSEGGRIGLNMNYNRSKFRYFGNFSLSRGAQVSISTSATYYSALTEKDSNKIKELSQYVNTQIGFDTDLSPNDQLGASAGMFFSFPYQTSVARSVFYNNESFKTDSVSNQYNSSKVSYKSFLANIHYVRILDTIHHSKIVIDWDWNKTIFDRPNIIDNTMYDSTGEQMSDRYSRTISNNNESSDFYSLNGVVFFPGDGRELSLGSRLNFINNNNDVLLIISHPSFNTSDIFSFTENTQALFINYRKKISEHWTIQSGLRGENTQTKGHSYGTIDSINTNHYFKLFPTLYIQYTVNDKNVITVDYGRRISRPSFSALNPYLRYFTQYEAIEGNPLLKPSISNNFSLSETFNNNLILTVQYSYTNSKYDMINIVQEDTRYKVGKFYNYLSKRYFQVSASYSVDMIKWLQNQNEMNVYYEHSISHLALTAPITAGWGATFNSHNTAFLNGKRTISGGFDFTYQFKDVSGIDRSGSYYFFNVSARYLLLKSKLQLALDIYDLFKTKIVTYSEIVNGILTTNKINSDSRRVGINVRYNFGNNKLKRGQAHSEENNSGRIGG
- a CDS encoding helix-turn-helix transcriptional regulator; the encoded protein is MHEKLTIVEAITDEIVVGEEDFYVKLAYLPKHSFFDKSGTRQHNHMNALPCSTFSKIVPKPFGDKYLESPKTLNEKILNKRLEKRMLQREVANFIGVTEDCVTLWENNRSNPMVKYYPKIIEFLGYFPFQIDISSLAGKIKYYRYIKGVTQEDLAKNLGVNESTVFHYEKGTHKPKGRLRQVLSLLLSDIDDI
- a CDS encoding alpha/beta hydrolase, which gives rise to MQHHTSFSFSWTLKQGLAVKKLNVIANSMGSRGLVDALEGLKINEFYEEFVFNQIILAAPDIDAQIFVEQIAPQLLNCSNRLTLYASSRDTLLASKVKRLSSVPRAGDSHESKFTPVSCLGVDTIDVSDLPTSSYCFSLGYSYYAELRDLINDIYNLIRFGHEPKDRNLIANTKGPSLFWKFRR